One genomic window of Vibrio parahaemolyticus includes the following:
- a CDS encoding aminoacyl-histidine dipeptidase — translation MSEFHSEISTLSPAPLWQFFDKICSIPHPSKHEEALAQYIINWATEQGFDVRRDPTGNVFIKKPATPGMENKKGVVLQAHIDMVPQKNEDTDHDFTKDPIQPYIDGEWVTAKGTTLGADNGIGMASCLAVLASKDIKHGPIEVLLTIDEEAGMTGAFGLEAGWLEGDILLNTDSEQEGEVYMGCAGGIDGAMTFDIKRDAIPTGFVARQLTLKGLKGGHSGCDIHTGRGNANKLLGRFLAGHAQELDLRLVEFRGGSLRNAIPREAFVTVAVPAENQEKLAELFNYYTELLKAELGKVETGIVTFNEESVTESQAFTAADQQRFIAALNACPNGVMRMSDEIEGVVETSLNVGVITTEEDKVTVLCLIRSLIDSGRSQVESMLRSVAELAGAQVEFSGAYPGWKPDADSEIMAIFRDMYEGIYGHKPNIMVIHAGLECGLFKEPYPNMDMVSFGPTIKFPHSPDEKVKIDTVQLFWDQMVALLEAIPEKA, via the coding sequence GTGTCTGAATTCCATTCTGAAATCAGTACCTTGTCACCTGCTCCACTTTGGCAGTTTTTCGATAAGATTTGTTCCATCCCTCATCCATCTAAGCATGAAGAAGCATTAGCACAGTACATTATCAACTGGGCAACAGAGCAAGGCTTCGATGTTCGCCGAGACCCAACGGGCAACGTATTCATCAAAAAGCCAGCAACGCCTGGGATGGAAAACAAAAAGGGCGTGGTTCTTCAAGCACACATTGACATGGTGCCACAGAAGAATGAAGACACTGACCACGACTTCACAAAAGATCCAATTCAACCGTACATCGATGGTGAGTGGGTAACAGCGAAAGGCACGACGCTTGGTGCAGACAACGGTATTGGTATGGCTTCTTGTCTGGCTGTATTAGCATCTAAAGATATCAAGCATGGGCCAATTGAAGTTCTACTAACAATTGATGAAGAAGCAGGCATGACAGGTGCATTCGGGCTTGAAGCAGGTTGGTTGGAAGGTGATATTCTTCTAAACACAGACTCCGAGCAAGAAGGCGAAGTGTACATGGGCTGCGCTGGTGGTATCGATGGTGCGATGACTTTTGACATCAAACGCGACGCGATCCCTACTGGCTTTGTGGCTCGTCAGCTAACCTTGAAGGGTTTAAAAGGCGGTCACTCTGGTTGTGATATCCACACTGGTCGTGGTAATGCCAACAAACTGCTTGGCCGATTCCTAGCGGGCCATGCACAAGAGTTGGATCTTCGCTTGGTTGAATTCCGTGGTGGTAGTTTGCGTAATGCTATTCCTCGCGAAGCTTTCGTAACAGTTGCTGTTCCTGCTGAAAACCAAGAGAAGCTTGCAGAGCTTTTCAACTACTACACTGAGCTATTAAAAGCTGAGCTTGGCAAAGTAGAAACGGGCATTGTGACGTTCAATGAAGAGAGCGTAACCGAATCACAAGCTTTCACTGCGGCGGATCAACAACGCTTTATTGCTGCTCTCAACGCATGTCCTAATGGCGTGATGCGCATGAGCGACGAAATTGAAGGTGTGGTTGAAACGTCACTGAACGTTGGCGTGATCACAACAGAAGAGGACAAAGTAACCGTACTTTGCCTAATTCGCTCTTTGATTGACTCTGGCCGCAGCCAAGTAGAGAGCATGTTACGCTCTGTTGCTGAACTCGCAGGGGCACAAGTTGAGTTCTCAGGCGCTTACCCTGGTTGGAAACCAGACGCTGATTCAGAAATTATGGCGATTTTCCGTGATATGTACGAAGGCATTTACGGTCACAAACCAAACATCATGGTTATTCACGCTGGTCTTGAATGTGGTCTATTTAAAGAGCCTTACCCGAACATGGACATGGTTTCTTTCGGCCCAACGATCAAGTTCCCTCACTCTCCTGATGAAAAAGTGAAGATTGATACCGTTCAACTGTTCTGGGATCAAATGGTAGCGCTTCTAGAAGCAATTCCTGAGAAAGCGTAA
- a CDS encoding NCS2 family permease, which yields MLERLFKLSENGTNVRTEIIAGITTFLTMAYIIFVNPAILSDTGMDRGAIFVATCLAAAIGCFIMGLVANYPIAQAPGMGLNAFFTYSVVLGMGYTWQVALAAVFVSGVLFILLSIFKIREWIINSIPHSLRTGISAGIGLFLAFIALKNAGIVVDNPATLVSMGDITSLPSVLAAIGFFLTIALVHRGVKGAVMIAILGVTALGLLFGDVQWNGVMSTPPSIAPTFLQLDFSGLFEVGMISVVFAFLFVDLFDTAGTLVGVSQKAGLTDENGNIPRLNKALLADSTATSVGALLGTSNTTSYIESVSGVAAGGRTGLTAVVVGVLFLLALLFSPLAGMIPAYATSGALFYVAILMLSGLVSIDWRDLTEASPVVVTCLVMPLTFSIAEGITLGFIAYAAIKLFSGKGRDVSMSVWVMSAIFIVKYLAG from the coding sequence ATGCTCGAAAGGCTCTTTAAACTTAGTGAAAACGGCACAAATGTGCGCACTGAGATCATTGCAGGTATTACGACCTTCCTTACCATGGCTTACATTATTTTTGTAAACCCAGCTATTTTGTCTGATACCGGTATGGATCGTGGTGCGATCTTTGTTGCAACGTGTCTTGCCGCCGCGATTGGCTGTTTCATTATGGGCTTAGTCGCAAACTACCCAATTGCTCAGGCTCCGGGCATGGGTCTAAACGCATTCTTCACATATTCCGTTGTGTTAGGCATGGGTTACACATGGCAAGTCGCGCTGGCTGCAGTGTTTGTTTCTGGTGTTTTGTTTATTCTGCTGAGCATTTTTAAGATTCGTGAGTGGATCATTAACTCGATCCCGCATTCGCTTCGCACCGGCATTTCTGCAGGTATTGGCCTTTTCTTGGCGTTTATCGCCCTTAAAAACGCAGGTATTGTGGTTGATAACCCAGCGACATTGGTTTCAATGGGCGATATCACGTCGTTGCCATCAGTGTTGGCGGCGATTGGTTTCTTCCTTACTATCGCGCTTGTTCACCGTGGTGTGAAAGGTGCGGTGATGATCGCGATTTTGGGTGTGACGGCGCTTGGTCTTCTATTTGGTGATGTGCAATGGAACGGTGTCATGTCAACACCACCAAGTATCGCACCAACATTCTTACAATTGGATTTCTCGGGTCTATTTGAAGTCGGCATGATCTCTGTTGTGTTCGCTTTCTTGTTCGTCGACTTATTTGATACGGCTGGTACGCTCGTTGGCGTTTCTCAAAAAGCCGGTCTAACGGATGAGAATGGCAACATTCCTCGTCTAAACAAAGCACTACTTGCTGACTCAACAGCGACTTCTGTTGGTGCGTTGCTAGGTACGTCAAACACGACTTCATACATTGAAAGTGTTTCGGGCGTAGCTGCTGGTGGTCGTACTGGCCTAACCGCAGTGGTTGTTGGTGTACTCTTCCTGCTTGCACTATTGTTCTCGCCACTAGCGGGTATGATCCCTGCGTATGCAACGTCAGGTGCATTGTTCTATGTAGCAATTTTGATGCTTTCTGGCTTGGTGAGCATTGATTGGCGTGACCTAACTGAAGCATCTCCAGTCGTTGTAACTTGTCTTGTGATGCCGCTTACTTTCTCTATTGCAGAAGGTATCACCCTAGGCTTTATTGCGTATGCTGCCATCAAATTGTTTAGTGGCAAAGGCCGCGATGTATCGATGAGTGTTTGGGTTATGTCTGCCATCTTCATCGTTAAATACCTAGCCGGGTAA
- the tet(34) gene encoding oxytetracycline resistance phosphoribosyltransferase domain-containing protein Tet(34) yields MSKKFIITWDAMQTYCRELAEKQMPAEQWKGIWAVSRGGLVPGAILARELGIRYVDTICISSYDHDHQRDMTVLKAPEGDGEGYLIVEDLVDSGDTARKLREMYPKAKMIAVCAKPSGKELLDDYVVDIAQDTWIEQPWDMSIQYAEPVNRKQK; encoded by the coding sequence ATGAGTAAAAAATTCATTATCACTTGGGATGCGATGCAGACTTACTGCCGTGAACTGGCTGAGAAACAGATGCCAGCTGAGCAATGGAAAGGTATTTGGGCGGTAAGCCGTGGCGGTCTAGTACCGGGTGCTATCTTGGCTCGTGAACTGGGTATTCGCTACGTTGATACAATTTGTATCTCAAGCTACGACCATGATCATCAACGTGATATGACAGTGCTTAAAGCACCTGAAGGCGATGGTGAAGGCTACCTAATCGTTGAAGACCTAGTAGATAGCGGTGATACAGCGCGCAAACTGCGTGAAATGTACCCGAAAGCAAAAATGATTGCAGTATGTGCAAAACCGTCGGGTAAAGAATTGTTAGATGACTACGTAGTAGACATCGCGCAAGACACTTGGATCGAGCAACCTTGGGATATGTCTATCCAGTACGCAGAGCCAGTAAACCGCAAGCAAAAGTAA